AGACGTGGTTGTGAATTTAAAATCTATACTTCCTACAATGTATGGCAAAGGAGATGCGGACTAGCGTTacgtggagaaaaaaaaaaaaacgaagcaaatcaaaatgaagagtggaaattttttgtctcgtatttttaaataataaatacatctCATCGATACAACACGTTTAAGAGTATTGAGAGAACGTTGCATGTAATACGCGTACTTCGTGCACTTTTAGACATTATTGCGATTCatcatctatatatatatatatatatataggtatgtatatatgattGCTAtaggtattttatttatccatttctcatttatttattttaaatatgcGTTTTCGTTATTAAATATCTATATTACGGTACGTACGCGTACGAAAAGTTTCTAAAGAGTAATACTTGTACTctgatcaatttattcattcgtatTTGGACGTATTACTATTTTGGTTCAACTTCCAGTCATCTTCGCCTTATCGCAGCAGATCCAGCTGGAATATCGCAATTAGATTTCGTTCGCGTTCTTCCGGGTAAAGTCCAGACACACGCATACTTACGCACTCACACAACTTTCTCAACGTCTGTTGCGTTGGCTCacattttcactttctttacACGGCGTATTAATTATAGGTACGATCACAATACTTTCTCTTTAGtatcacatatatatatatatatatatatgtatacgtattacTTGTCACATTTCAATTTACCGTAGCTATTGTTattgtaattgttattattattattatttatccaTTATGTGTGacgagtgttttttttttcctttttttcttcaattattactataattattattacgaaTAACATTATtgatgtatttattttcgGAAAGTACggtttttattatatttaatttacgGATTATTACACCGCTGTCGGAACGATGTAGAAATTGGTGTGATAAATCTATTCTCCGGCACGCGTAATTGTATTCTACttattttgatatttattcgagaaaaaagtaaacatGAAACAAAGTTCCAACTTTCACTATGCATTGTTGCGTTTATATGTCACGAACGGTGTATAagatattcaaataaaaaatgttaggCAATTTAATTTCAGTTTATCATTCACCTATCATGCATGTATAAAGTATGTTTTATAGCattagagttttttttttataccaccCGTTTCACAGTATTACGTACGTAAGTTTGCACTTAATCGTACTAAGTATAGCTTTACGCACCCGTCGTATAACGTTTTTCACTCCGCCAACGATGTGAGAGCAATTTATTGTTAGAGCGGAAAAAGGTCGCTTAAACGACTCCCTTGGACGACATCATTCTGACGGTGTTCTTCAGGGCTTGCCGTTTATTGCAAAACCAAATTCGGATCACTTCTCTCTCGTATCCCAGCTGATGAGCCAACGCTGTGATATCGGTACCTGGAACAAGAGTACGAAAATATTGCAGGCCGAATGTGCTGGGAAAGGAGTAAAAATAGGCTCTAGCGTCAGACGTGCGAGTTCTTACCGGATGGATGAGTGTTCCTCTCAAAATGTGCGTTCAACAGTTCCAGTGCCTGCGGGGTGAACGAAGTCCTTCGTTTCCGCTTCTTGCTCGGTTCGACACCGATAAAATCCGTAAGATGATTAGCCCCGCTTTTGTACCTGTAATCGTTTGCACTGTTTTGAGTGAAAGTCTGACGACCTCTCGGCGTACGGGAAAGATTCCTCGTCAGAATCGTCCGAATGCACGAATCTACGCCCTAACAACAACTCGGATATCTATTCTCTACGAAATGAACCGCAACATTCTTACAGCTTCGAAATCACCTCAGCCTGTGCGGACCCGAAGGCGTgcgcaagaattttttttaatgtgatCGAAGCTTCGAAACGTACACctgatgtatatatatgaagtAGGGGATTTCCGGAGATTGCGAATAAAGCTTTCGGATACCACGGTGCTGGTTAAAGGCTCGAGTTTATTCTGCAGATTTTCGTCTAAACCGTACGAAGCGACGAAGGGTACAGAGTGAATTAGAATGGCGGCATAAGATATTTCTACGAATCGACGAAAACAATATGCTAATGGAGATCCGCGGAGCTCGAAGGATGCTGCAGGGAAGTCGGTGAGGGGGGTCGGAGAGCGAAAGCGAGAGCGTCGAGGGGAGAAGGAGGTACATCAGGAACCTGATTTTAATTAGTCCACAGTTTAATTACTCGGCAGATAAATCGTGCACGTGCACCGCATAAACTAGctcctttcattttttcgtatACACGAGCCCCGAGACACGCTTGCACTTAAAAGCTACGCTCCGGGACTCCGAGATGGGAACCAGCCGTTGCAGTCCCTAACTTTCGACCGCAAATTCCAGAAAACGACGCCCTCGTCTACAACATCGGTCCATCCTGTTCCGTACAAATTTACCCGACACACACTCTGACACacatagagagaaagagcgagagagacaaACCGACTCGGCCGGCTTTCGTTACGATTGTTAAACCGTCCGCATCCGTGATGATGTTCCGATCATGACCGATTGCCGGTTGAAATTCTTTAGGCGTGCATGACTTACCGATCAAACCGGTAAGGCATGCTACGGGCGTGACCGCCGCGATTATAATACACAGGCTTACGGATCTCGTCGACGAAGCTCGGAGCGCGATTCGAGACTCGAGCCGTGATGATCTGCGGACTTCTCGATCGCCCGTTCCACGCTCTGTCGTTgggaatgagaaaatttcgcGATTAAACCCTGGCTAATTAACGTAACCGGTATTTATCGCAGGGCACGAATATCCGATTAATCGAAATTGGGTTCAATTAGTTAATGGTATCCGATTACGTGACGCGCTTGACCTCACCGATCTGTGTAGATTTTTGCgccgaagaaaaaaaggaaagaaagcaAAAACTGACGAAAGATCGATTTCGAATGGATTTCGTTGATCAATGTCGATCGCAACTCACCTCTCCTCGGCCTCCTGCATCCACATTTTCAATACCGGCTTTATCTTCTGCGCGCTCTTCGGCGTGATGTCTAGTTTTTCAAACCTGAAGACAAACGTGGGAAATTATTTATGCAACGtggaatttttaataattacgTCAAAGGAGGCTGCGCGAATGAGCACAGAAAAATGAGTTATTGTTTAAGAATCTCGCATTCAAAATTGAGGAAATGATTTTACGAAGGGTGTGTAAAGGAGCATTAATTAAGCGTACGAAATATCTACATGCAATAATTCGATTTAATAATCATGACAAGAGGACATTGACAAGGCGGTCATGCAAGAGTTTTTGGTGATGTTTTGCTTTATGATGTTGCCAACGCAAactaaattaattttacaagagaattagaagaagaaaaaaaaggttgcCCACagaaatatctgaaaaatcattattgtgaaaattcatttgactttttttcaatatgtgTTGGCGACACCATTGGTCCAAGCTTGCCAATGCCCTGGCTCGAAAAACTTACTTATCGTTATTTTAGTAATGCTCCcttttcaacgaaattatCATGAGAAACATAGTTCAAATCTGACCGCAGCTATACCCAAATATTATCCTTTCAACTACGACACAacaaggagagaaagaaaaattgtaaaaataaaaaaaggaatggaaaaaaaaaaaacagtggtGAACTTTTGTAAGCGAATAAGAAGACATGGTAGGAAGATGTAATGAAAAATCAGGAAGAACCTAGGATGTAGACAGGAAAAGCAcagatcgaaatttttatcatgtATCGTCGTTGTTTCTTTGAACGATCATTGAGTCGTAACCTCCGATAATCGGTGACGAATGAAACAAAGTTTAACGGTACGTTACGGAACAAGAACTCTATTAACGGTTAAATTATAATgcgataataataaagaaGTTGTTCGTCATGCTGTACAACTGCGTAGCGATAGCTTAGGTACGTTTGATTCGATACTTTCGGCTGAATCGCTAAATTGATTCATTACATCCTTccatgtttttcttttctttttccacgcTTTTGTTCTCAGAGATTTTGAAGTCAATTCCGACCGACGACTGCCGAATATTCAttaaaaccaaagttattacTCAGAATCGTGAACGATCGTATGATTGCAACACTTGGATATAACTGCAGGAAAGGATTTCATAGAGTTTAATACTTTCAATGTTTTAAGTTAAATAAGTAGCATGTGGGTTTAACGTACATAACTTTCTGCTGAGAGGCAATCTGCGAGGCAGCGTACATCTGGGTAGCCAGGGCACTGGGGAACAATCACCAATGCTTAAGTTAGTCAACGAATATAAAACGTGTGTGACTCGTGAAACATAAATTAATATTCTACGCCGAACTTTTGTCCGCTATAAAAAAGACGATTCTATCCTTTCTGTTTCACACTTCTCCTCGATATAACGTCGCTCGCTcgtagaataaaataaatataaaaattatgtgCAACTCTTTGCGTGCAAAGGCCAAATTCGTCTAACGATGCTGTACAGCCGTATAATCAATACAATCGCTCGATACCATCTACCGAACTGTGATAGAACGCATTgaaaaagttgtgaaaaaaaaaagaacaaaaatacaTCATCCCACAGCGATATATcctaattgttttttctttccaacgACAATGCCATATCCAGTGACCTGGCACGTGTTGCTATTTTGCAAGGCCTTTGCCCGGTCGACAAAAATTTCCGAAGATCCTCCCTCTACTTCCCAGGACAGCTTACCTACAAATGGCGCTTTGGCTGTAAGCCGGTCCCTCGGTGATGCTGAGCGCTTGTCCCACTTGCGTTTGCGTTAACCCCAACGAAAGTCTCCGCAGTTTGAAAGCCTTCGCGAACTCCTTGATCTCGTCCAAATTAATTCCGTCCACGACGTTATTCGTTGCTTCGTTAATGGTTGGCTGATCTGTAAATTGGGAAAAGGATCTCATTCGCTGCGGGGTTTTGAGAAGGGTGGCGGAAAGAGCGCAGATTCAGGAAGTACCTACGACCTCGTGCATGCCGTCGCGTTCTCTGAACAATTGCGCAAAATACAACGTTTCGGTAACGAAATCGATCGGCTTCGTTACGGCAGCCGTACGAACGGGTCGATTTCCCTCGTAAATCTGTTAGCTCACGTGCCGTATAATAGCAGCAGCCTAAGTCCTGAATACCCACATGAGGGGACTAGACTAACAGGTTTGCCCCGTTTCCGTGCAATAAACAGAAAATCCATAGGCTGCACTGCGTTTGATAAGTAGCCCTTAATTAATCGGCGACAACTGCTGGCACATAGCGGCGGTTAAAAGCCGAGATTAAATTCCAGAGTGTATGAGACATTCTCTCTAAAACTTACCGTGTAGTAGCAATTATAGGAATCTTGATGGCGTTCTAAAACTCGCGGTATAAAGGCCACGAACGAATAATTTAGTGTCGTTAAAACGCGACTACTGGGCACGTTTGCTCGATACCAATCGAGCAGGAATTACGGAAGTATACTTTTTTCGGTAATAGGTATCGGTCATAGTCATGTTCGTTGCGCGAGTTATTGGAATTGCCTAAGGCAACAAGGCATTGTTCGATCCAAGAATCAGTTTTGCGCGTAGAATTAGAATCTTCACGGTGGTTTGACGGCTCTTTAGAAACTACAGTCTTCGTTTCAACTtggaagaaaacgaaaaaaaaaagaaactgcacGACGGATTCTGTTGTACCCTCGAGTAGATAGAGAGCAATTTTTCCGATTCCGAATACCAAAAGCAGAGTGATTTAACttacaattttcattacaaccgtgaaaagaaaaaggtacGAGTGTCACCAGCGGCGTTTGAGGTGTGAAAAAGACATTTTCGATTATCCGGGCGATACTTACTCGGCGAGTCACTCAGAAGGTCGTCATCTTCGTCCCGGGGGCTGTGCAAGCTGCTCGGCGAAGCTTGACGCTTGACCCCGCCGCCGCTGGGTCCGTGCGTCGTCGTGATCGTGATCTCGCCGTTGCTGGCAGCGAGTCGATTTAAGGCCGAGGCTGCGGATCCAACCGATCCGTTAAGCGGCGATGATTGTTCCGGTCTTTCTCTGTGGTGTTTTTCCTGAGGCTGAAGGGACAAGGCACGTAGAATGTCTCGTTAAAGGAGTCTTTGCACGAGTCAATCGACGACGTTCATTTTTACCCTCGATATACCGCGACGAGAACACCTAACGCGTCATCGCGAATATCCTCGGGTTCACTCGCGAACGGAtccactcattgtcagtctcCCTCGAACGTCTACCGAGCCCTTGCGTACATAATAAACAAAGTGGAACCTACCGGGTAATGATTCGAGTGCGAACTGTGCCGGTTCCCGTGCTGCTGGGGTGAGGTGGTGAGCAGAGTTTGTTGGGATGCTTGAGCCGCTTGAACAGCCTGAGCAGCTTGAGCCGCCTGAGCGGCCTGAGCGACTTGAGCGGCTTGAGCGGCTTGAGCTACCTGGGCAGCCTGAGCAGCCTGAAGAATTTGCTGGGGTTGCATGGCGTTGAGAAGTTGCTGGCTGGCCGAACTATTGCCGAGAAGGTGGGGCAGCGCGGCGGGATTGATTCCGAGGCCGGAAGCGAGGCTCGGACTGGTCGGTACTGAAAGTTGGCAAGAGATTAGACGAGAGTTTATCTCTCTCCGAGATCCATTATGCGATTCACCCCTCCGTACCGCTACCACTACTCACCGTTGCTCGATGGGGTGTTCATAATGCTCTGGGGTTGGGCTATCGATTGCAGATTGGCCAGCGTCGTCGAGACCACTTGTCCGTTACTGAGGGCGAGGTTGACCATCTGGTTGTTCGTCACGTGGCTCACGGGTATTGTCAAAATCGTCTGGGTTTCAAATCCTGCGATTCAAAGTAGAGAATATCAACTTCAACCCACGGTTCGTACAGTTCGCAAGGTCCGCGTGATTTTCGGATGGGATCGGGATACGAGAGTAAGAGGTGTTCCGGCCATTTCTCCGGATTCGTTACCGCACACTCGGACGCGATGCGAGGCAAAGCGGGACAAGAGCGCCAGCCCTCCGAGTTACGGGAGCTTCATA
The sequence above is drawn from the Neodiprion pinetum isolate iyNeoPine1 chromosome 2, iyNeoPine1.2, whole genome shotgun sequence genome and encodes:
- the pdm3 gene encoding POU domain, class 6, transcription factor 1 isoform X3 — translated: MAEGSAEEEQSSTAAPASPPADLRTLNTQLSPPYSHHHLQQHLQHRQHRNMLATAAPPRHSHSLMSHQIKTEADLDPPCDVPLNLKSEDSDRSSTGSPEPGSGAALHEHHMLMGGLRNSPQREPNTPPDTVDHAKAAAQAQAHLNGTMAGMVTLQNLQNWANLQNLPQVASLAAGLQGMTAGLTNNQLINAPLNLTVSSSAGTIPTSSNTATTSHLLPQSSVTVATLPQLLSQPQPVAMPQFVLTSGQLVQGIQGARLLIPTSQGFETQTILTIPVSHVTNNQMVNLALSNGQVVSTTLANLQSIAQPQSIMNTPSSNVPTSPSLASGLGINPAALPHLLGNSSASQQLLNAMQPQQILQAAQAAQVAQAAQAAQVAQAAQAAQAAQAVQAAQASQQTLLTTSPQQHGNRHSSHSNHYPPQEKHHRERPEQSSPLNGSVGSAASALNRLAASNGEITITTTHGPSGGGVKRQASPSSLHSPRDEDDDLLSDSPNQPTINEATNNVVDGINLDEIKEFAKAFKLRRLSLGLTQTQVGQALSITEGPAYSQSAICRFEKLDITPKSAQKIKPVLKMWMQEAEESANDYRYKSGANHLTDFIGVEPSKKRKRRTSFTPQALELLNAHFERNTHPSGTDITALAHQLGYEREVIRIWFCNKRQALKNTVRMMSSKGVV
- the pdm3 gene encoding POU domain, class 6, transcription factor 1 isoform X1, giving the protein MAEGSAEEEQSSTAAPASPPADLRTLNTQLSPPYSHHHLQQHLQHRQHRNMLATAAPPRHSHSLMSHQIKTEADLDPPCDVPLNLKSEDSDRSSTGSPEPGSGAALHEHHMLMGGLRNSPQREPNTPPDTVDHAKAAAQAQAHLNGTMAGMVTLQNLQNWANLQNLPQVASLAAGLQGMTAGLTNNQLINAPLNLTVSSSAGTIPTSSNTATTSHLLPQSSVTVATLPQLLSQPQPVAMPQFVLTSGQLVQGIQGARLLIPTSQGFETQTILTIPVSHVTNNQMVNLALSNGQVVSTTLANLQSIAQPQSIMNTPSSNVPTSPSLASGLGINPAALPHLLGNSSASQQLLNAMQPQQILQAAQAAQVAQAAQAAQVAQAAQAAQAAQAVQAAQASQQTLLTTSPQQHGNRHSSHSNHYPPQEKHHRERPEQSSPLNGSVGSAASALNRLAASNGEITITTTHGPSGGGVKRQASPSSLHSPRDEDDDLLSDSPNQPTINEATNNVVDGINLDEIKEFAKAFKLRRLSLGLTQTQVGQALSITEGPAYSQSAICSALATQMYAASQIASQQKVMFEKLDITPKSAQKIKPVLKMWMQEAEESANDYRYKSGANHLTDFIGVEPSKKRKRRTSFTPQALELLNAHFERNTHPSGTDITALAHQLGYEREVIRIWFCNKRQALKNTVRMMSSKGVV
- the pdm3 gene encoding POU domain, class 6, transcription factor 1 isoform X2, whose translation is MAEGSAEEEQSSTAAPASPPADLRTLNTQLSPPYSHHHLQQHLQHRQHRNMLATAAPPRHSHSLMSHQIKTEADLDPPCDVPLNLKSEDSDRSSTGSPEPGSGAALHEHHMLMGGLRNSPQREPNTPPDTVDHAKAAAQAQAHLNGTMAGMVTLQNLQNWANLQNLPQVASLAAGLQGMTAGLTNNQLINAPLNLTVSSSAGTIPTSSNTATTSHLLPQSSVTVATLPQLLSQPQPVAMPQFVLTSGQLVQGIQGARLLIPTSQGFETQTILTIPVSHVTNNQMVNLALSNGQVVSTTLANLQSIAQPQSIMNTPSSNVPTSPSLASGLGINPAALPHLLGNSSASQQLLNAMQPQQILQAAQAAQVAQAAQAAQVAQAAQAAQAAQAVQAAQASQQTLLTTSPQQHGNRHSSHSNHYPPQEKHHRERPEQSSPLNGSVGSAASALNRLAASNGEITITTTHGPSGGGVKRQASPSSLHSPRDEDDDLLSDSPNQPTINEATNNVVDGINLDEIKEFAKAFKLRRLSLGLTQTQVGQALSITEGPAYSQSAICSALATQMYAASQIASQQKVMFEKLDITPKSAQKIKPVLKMWMQEAEERYKSGANHLTDFIGVEPSKKRKRRTSFTPQALELLNAHFERNTHPSGTDITALAHQLGYEREVIRIWFCNKRQALKNTVRMMSSKGVV
- the pdm3 gene encoding POU domain, class 6, transcription factor 1 isoform X4, producing MAEGSAEEEQSSTAAPASPPADLRTLNTQLSPPYSHHHLQQHLQHRQHRNMLATAAPPRHSHSLMSHQIKTEADLDPPCDVPLNLKSEDSDRSSTGSPEPGSGAALHEHHMLMGGLRNSPQREPNTPPDTVDHAKAAAQAQAHLNGTMAGMVTLQNLQNWANLQNLPQVASLAAGLQGMTAGLTNNQLINAPLNLTVSSSAGTIPTSSNTATTSHLLPQSSVTVATLPQLLSQPQPVAMPQFVLTSGQLVQGIQGARLLIPTSQGFETQTILTIPVSHVTNNQMVNLALSNGQVVSTTLANLQSIAQPQSIMNTPSSNVPTSPSLASGLGINPAALPHLLGNSSASQQLLNAMQPQQILQAAQAAQVAQAAQAAQVAQAAQAAQAAQAVQAAQASQQTLLTTSPQQHGNRHSSHSNHYPPQEKHHRERPEQSSPLNGSVGSAASALNRLAASNGEITITTTHGPSGGGVKRQASPSSLHSPRDEDDDLLSDSPNQPTINEATNNVVDGINLDEIKEFAKAFKLRRLSLGLTQTQVGQALSITEGPAYSQSAICRFEKLDITPKSAQKIKPVLKMWMQEAEERYKSGANHLTDFIGVEPSKKRKRRTSFTPQALELLNAHFERNTHPSGTDITALAHQLGYEREVIRIWFCNKRQALKNTVRMMSSKGVV